One genomic region from Pempheris klunzingeri isolate RE-2024b chromosome 4, fPemKlu1.hap1, whole genome shotgun sequence encodes:
- the LOC139200146 gene encoding uncharacterized membrane protein C3orf80, translated as MMPRLPGGGRTPCGTTGTFLSACLLSACEALRSCGEVQCGDGQQCCPPIVTGNGSASSAVRCCKLPIHIFFDNVGWFTRKLSGILILLLLFAMGYFIQRIICPRPRRHPHHDRSEEPSLFHGHASASQDSLLDRYPEYSLGGFASPNLPAYDEVKYLPTYEESMQEMHRDRSDDNLLAENERSGQGRVRAAGPRAGDQRRDVLEVSGPQHSPRTSRNSV; from the coding sequence ATGATGCCCCGTCTGCCGGGCGGCGGCAGGACACCGTGCGGCACCACTGGCACCTTTTTGTCGGCATGTCTGCTCTCGGCTTGTGAAGCCCTCCGAAGCTGCGGGGAGGTCCAGTGCGGCGATGGCCAGCAGTGCTGTCCGCCCATCGTCACCGGGAACGGCAGCGCCAGCTCCGCGGTGCGCTGCTGCAAACTCCCCATCCACATTTTCTTCGACAACGTAGGCTGGTTTACGCGGAAGCTGTCGGGCATCCTGATCCTGTTGCTGCTCTTCGCCATGGGCTACTTCATCCAGCGGATCATTTGCCCGCGGCCCCGCCGGCACCCGCACCACGACCGCAGCGAGGAGCCCTCCCTCTTTCACGGGCACGCATCGGCGTCCCAGGACTCCCTGCTGGACCGGTACCCCGAGTACAGCCTCGGGGGCTTCGCCTCCCCGAACCTGCCAGCCTACGACGAGGTCAAATATTTGCCCACGTATGAGGAAAGCATGCAGGAGATGCACAGGGACCGGTCCGATGATAACTTGCTGGCGGAAAACGAGAGGAGCGGGCAGGGCAGGGTGAGAGCGGCGGGACCGAGAGCTGGAGACCAGAGACGGGATGTCCTGGAGGTGTCAGGACCGCAACACAGCCCAAGGACATCACGGAACTCTGTCTGA